The following coding sequences lie in one Tichowtungia aerotolerans genomic window:
- a CDS encoding RrF2 family transcriptional regulator, which yields MKMSTKGRYAVRILLSIARYQHMGPVPKKIIAAEEGISADYIEQIIVPLKNDGLVVGIRGVKGGFKLAKDPVDITVYDILAASEGVMKLVDCEQMDCTGRDKNKCATRPVWEGASQVLKEYFEKITLKELIDRAVDFEKCGAASYSI from the coding sequence ATGAAGATGTCAACTAAAGGTCGTTATGCGGTTCGTATTCTTTTGAGTATTGCCCGGTATCAGCATATGGGGCCGGTTCCAAAAAAAATCATCGCTGCCGAGGAGGGGATTTCCGCCGACTACATCGAGCAGATTATTGTGCCCTTGAAAAATGATGGGTTGGTGGTTGGAATTCGAGGCGTAAAAGGAGGGTTTAAGCTGGCAAAAGATCCGGTGGATATCACGGTATACGATATTCTGGCGGCTTCGGAAGGTGTCATGAAACTGGTTGATTGCGAGCAAATGGACTGTACAGGCCGCGATAAAAACAAGTGTGCCACCCGCCCGGTCTGGGAAGGCGCATCACAGGTTTTGAAGGAATATTTTGAAAAGATCACTCTTAAAGAACTGATTGACCGCGCTGTTGACTTCGAAAAATGCGGTGCTGCATCTTACAGTATTTGA